A stretch of Vibrio aphrogenes DNA encodes these proteins:
- a CDS encoding 2Fe-2S iron-sulfur cluster-binding protein: MKILQINGLTQVKAAPTQTVLEAMENAGLEPEFMCRDGHCGACKCELEAGDIEYVGFALAFTQPREILPCICKAKSDLVLSKVRYQASKKRA, translated from the coding sequence ATGAAAATACTGCAAATCAACGGACTCACACAGGTAAAAGCGGCTCCAACCCAAACGGTGCTCGAAGCGATGGAGAATGCAGGTCTTGAGCCTGAATTTATGTGTCGTGATGGCCATTGTGGCGCTTGTAAATGTGAATTAGAGGCAGGTGATATTGAATACGTTGGTTTTGCTTTAGCTTTCACTCAGCCGAGAGAGATTTTGCCTTGTATTTGCAAAGCAAAATCTGACTTAGTGCTCAGCAAAGTTCGTTATCAAGCTTCGAAAAAAAGAGCTTAA
- a CDS encoding GTP cyclohydrolase II: MAEVRARVDLKVGKASDIDAEILSFSGLKTDKEHVAIIFKSADKSSQIPLVRMHSECLTGDVFHSSRCDCGEQLDETIEKMGQQGGILLYLRQEGRGIGLYNKIDAYRLQSQGMDTYEANNHLGFGDDLRDFSEAAQMLKALGVLKIKLITNNPKKMKELQEFGIELDEVLPTHVHLKSGNEKYLKAKASHGKHKLKFD; the protein is encoded by the coding sequence ATGGCGGAAGTTCGAGCCAGAGTAGATTTAAAAGTGGGTAAGGCAAGTGACATTGATGCAGAAATTTTATCTTTTTCTGGATTAAAAACGGACAAAGAGCATGTAGCGATTATTTTCAAATCAGCTGATAAAAGTTCTCAGATCCCATTAGTTCGTATGCATTCAGAATGTTTGACTGGAGATGTTTTTCATTCTTCTCGCTGTGATTGTGGTGAGCAGTTAGATGAAACCATTGAAAAAATGGGCCAACAAGGTGGCATTTTGCTGTACTTGCGCCAGGAAGGGAGAGGGATTGGTTTATATAATAAAATCGATGCTTACCGCTTACAAAGTCAAGGCATGGATACCTATGAAGCGAACAATCATTTAGGTTTTGGGGATGATTTACGTGATTTCTCAGAAGCGGCGCAGATGTTGAAAGCGCTTGGGGTTCTCAAAATTAAGCTCATTACCAACAACCCTAAAAAAATGAAAGAATTACAAGAGTTCGGGATTGAGCTTGATGAAGTATTACCAACTCATGTGCATTTAAAAAGTGGCAATGAAAAATATTTAAAAGCCAAAGCTTCTCATGGTAAGCACAAATTAAAGTTTGACTAA
- a CDS encoding DUF481 domain-containing protein: MKLTALFSSLSILLISTSSFAADEVSASDDGNLTGGAKLGFLYSNASSTSTSLNTSGWLKYEKARWTNDFSASSYYTKTSDAEDDGTNKYDLGYKLSYQIAEKYQAYIDNQYEHDQYETYREVYSVTAGIERALVDTEATKVNIGGGPGYRRSERQMDDVDHPGQVTEDVTANAFLNAKTKVTDTLAIGGDAEVNYGESNTKYTLGANLKNILVGDVALVLDAQYIYNTDVASDKSNDEIYTTVSISYDF; this comes from the coding sequence ATGAAATTAACAGCGTTATTTTCTTCTCTTTCCATTTTGCTGATTTCAACCTCTTCTTTTGCTGCTGATGAAGTTTCTGCCTCTGATGACGGTAATTTAACGGGTGGTGCAAAACTGGGTTTTCTTTATTCTAATGCATCAAGCACATCGACTTCTTTAAATACCAGTGGTTGGTTGAAGTACGAAAAAGCACGATGGACGAATGATTTTTCTGCCAGCAGCTATTACACCAAAACCTCTGATGCAGAAGATGATGGAACCAATAAATACGATTTAGGCTACAAACTGTCTTATCAAATCGCTGAGAAGTATCAAGCTTATATTGATAACCAATATGAACATGATCAATACGAAACTTACCGTGAGGTCTACTCAGTGACTGCGGGTATTGAAAGAGCGCTGGTTGATACTGAAGCGACAAAAGTGAATATTGGTGGTGGTCCAGGTTATCGTCGTAGTGAGCGTCAAATGGATGATGTTGATCACCCAGGTCAAGTGACTGAAGATGTTACTGCGAATGCGTTTTTAAATGCTAAAACCAAAGTGACAGATACCTTAGCCATTGGTGGTGATGCTGAAGTGAATTACGGTGAATCTAACACCAAATATACTTTAGGCGCGAATTTGAAAAACATTTTAGTTGGTGATGTAGCTTTAGTGTTGGATGCTCAATACATCTACAATACAGATGTAGCATCAGATAAAAGCAATGATGAAATCTATACCACAGTGAGCATTAGTTACGATTTCTAA
- the nrdB gene encoding class Ia ribonucleoside-diphosphate reductase subunit beta — protein sequence MAYTIFNQKRNDQLKEPMFFGQSVNVARYDQQKFEIFEKLIEKQLSFFWRPEEVDVSSDRIDYNKLPDHEKHIFISNLKYQTLLDSIQGRSPNVALLPLVSLPELETWIETWSFSETIHSRSYTHIIRNIVNDPGVVFDDIVENEFIVKRARDIAHYYDELIRMTNDYHRLGEGKHTINGQAVEVKLHDLKKQLYLCLMSVNALEAIRFYVSFACSFAFAERELMEGNAKIIKLIARDEALHLTGTQHMLNILRNGQDDFSFMQIAEEAKQECFDLFKEAAEQEKEWAEYLFKDGSMIGLNKDILCQYVEYITNIRMQAVGLEAAYPNATSNPIPWINAWLSSDNVQVAPQEAEISSYLVGQIDNEVGSDDFGDFEL from the coding sequence ATGGCTTATACAATTTTTAATCAAAAAAGAAATGATCAATTAAAGGAACCGATGTTCTTTGGTCAGTCCGTTAACGTAGCTCGTTACGACCAACAGAAGTTTGAGATTTTCGAAAAACTGATCGAAAAACAACTCTCGTTTTTCTGGCGTCCAGAAGAAGTCGATGTATCAAGCGATCGAATTGATTACAACAAGTTACCTGATCATGAAAAACACATTTTCATCAGTAACTTAAAATACCAGACCCTACTCGATTCTATCCAAGGTCGTAGCCCTAATGTGGCCTTACTTCCGCTAGTCTCTTTACCTGAGCTAGAAACTTGGATTGAAACCTGGTCTTTTTCTGAAACCATTCACTCTCGTTCATACACTCACATCATTCGTAATATTGTCAATGATCCGGGCGTCGTGTTTGATGACATCGTAGAAAATGAATTTATTGTAAAACGTGCGCGTGATATTGCTCATTATTATGATGAATTAATTCGTATGACCAATGATTACCACCGTCTAGGTGAAGGTAAGCACACCATCAATGGTCAAGCGGTTGAAGTCAAACTTCATGACTTGAAAAAGCAACTTTACCTCTGCTTAATGTCAGTCAATGCTCTAGAAGCGATTCGCTTTTACGTGAGTTTTGCTTGCTCTTTTGCATTTGCAGAACGTGAACTGATGGAAGGTAATGCAAAAATTATCAAGCTAATTGCTCGTGATGAAGCTTTGCATCTGACTGGAACCCAACACATGTTGAACATTCTACGTAATGGTCAAGATGATTTTAGTTTCATGCAAATTGCGGAAGAAGCTAAACAAGAGTGCTTCGATTTATTTAAAGAAGCGGCAGAACAAGAAAAAGAATGGGCTGAATACTTATTCAAAGATGGTTCAATGATTGGCTTAAACAAAGATATTTTATGCCAATACGTTGAATATATTACGAATATCCGCATGCAAGCGGTAGGTTTAGAGGCAGCTTATCCAAATGCCACCAGCAATCCGATTCCATGGATTAATGCTTGGTTATCTTCTGATAACGTTCAAGTTGCTCCACAAGAAGCAGAAATCAGCTCTTATTTAGTCGGTCAAATTGACAACGAAGTAGGCTCTGATGACTTTGGAGATTTCGAACTGTAA
- the ubiG gene encoding bifunctional 2-polyprenyl-6-hydroxyphenol methylase/3-demethylubiquinol 3-O-methyltransferase UbiG, with protein sequence MTTQQNVDPAEIKKFEDMASRWWDLNGEFKPLHQINPLRLNFVLDKANGLFDKHVLDVGCGGGILAESMAREGAHVTGLDMGKEPLEVARLHALEAGVKLNYIQSTIEEHAQQNPQSYDVVTCMEMLEHVPDPLSVIQSCARLVKPGGHVFFSTLNRNVKSYLFAIVGAEHIMNIVPKGTHDHKKFIRPSELLKMVDSTPLQEKAITGLHYNPLMDTYSLGKNVDVNYIVHTQHLL encoded by the coding sequence ATGACGACTCAACAAAATGTAGATCCTGCAGAAATTAAAAAATTCGAAGATATGGCGTCTCGTTGGTGGGACCTCAATGGTGAATTCAAGCCATTACACCAGATCAACCCTCTTCGTTTAAATTTTGTTTTAGATAAAGCCAACGGTTTATTTGATAAACACGTATTAGATGTTGGCTGTGGTGGTGGTATTCTAGCAGAAAGCATGGCCCGAGAAGGTGCCCACGTCACAGGCCTAGATATGGGAAAAGAACCACTTGAAGTGGCTCGCTTGCATGCATTAGAAGCCGGTGTAAAACTCAATTACATTCAAAGTACCATTGAAGAGCATGCTCAACAAAACCCGCAGAGTTATGATGTTGTCACATGTATGGAAATGCTTGAGCACGTACCCGACCCACTGTCAGTGATCCAATCGTGCGCTCGCTTAGTTAAGCCCGGTGGTCATGTGTTCTTCTCTACCCTTAACCGCAATGTTAAATCGTATTTATTTGCTATCGTCGGGGCAGAACACATCATGAATATTGTGCCTAAAGGTACTCATGACCATAAAAAATTCATTCGCCCATCTGAACTATTAAAAATGGTGGATAGCACGCCATTACAAGAAAAAGCGATTACGGGGCTACACTACAACCCACTAATGGACACTTACTCTCTAGGCAAAAATGTGGACGTAAATTACATCGTACACACTCAACACTTGCTATAA
- a CDS encoding MBL fold metallo-hydrolase, translating to MSLKYQSVPVTPFQQNCSIVWCDQTMKGVIVDPGGEVNHLITIANTLGVTLEKIVLTHGHLDHVGGTPELTKELNLPVIGPHIDDAFWLQGLMNQSQMFGFPPIDAFEPTKWLQEGDKIEFGDEVLDVIHTPGHTPGHVVLYSESANLAFVGDVLFNGAIGRTDFPKGDYQTLINSIKQKLWPLGNEVRFIPGHGPESTFGQERKTNPFVADEMPLY from the coding sequence ATGAGCCTGAAATACCAATCTGTTCCTGTCACGCCATTCCAACAAAACTGTTCGATTGTGTGGTGCGATCAAACCATGAAAGGGGTGATCGTGGATCCCGGCGGTGAAGTCAATCATTTGATTACGATTGCGAATACATTAGGGGTCACACTCGAAAAAATCGTATTAACACATGGTCATCTCGATCATGTTGGTGGTACTCCAGAGTTAACAAAAGAACTGAATTTACCTGTGATTGGTCCACATATCGACGATGCATTTTGGTTGCAAGGTTTAATGAATCAAAGTCAAATGTTTGGATTTCCACCTATTGATGCGTTTGAACCAACAAAGTGGTTGCAAGAAGGCGACAAGATTGAATTTGGAGATGAGGTCTTAGACGTCATTCATACCCCAGGTCATACTCCTGGTCATGTGGTGCTGTATAGTGAGTCGGCCAACTTGGCCTTTGTGGGTGATGTTCTGTTTAATGGGGCGATTGGTCGTACTGATTTTCCGAAAGGGGATTATCAAACCTTAATCAACAGCATCAAACAAAAATTATGGCCGCTTGGTAACGAGGTACGTTTTATTCCGGGACATGGCCCAGAGTCAACCTTTGGACAAGAACGCAAAACCAATCCATTCGTGGCTGATGAAATGCCACTTTATTAA
- a CDS encoding CinA family nicotinamide mononucleotide deamidase-related protein, protein MVKVSMLSTGEEVLHGDIIDTNASWLSELFFEQGFALHYRSTVGDQLEELKQEIIALSLKSDIVIVNGGLGPTSDDLSALAAAQAVGKELVLNQQWVDVMTAYFARIGRPMAASNEKQAMLPQDAEMIHNPVGTACGFSIELNDAVVFFTPGVPFEFKRMVVDEILPRMKQRYPEVDRLECNKIYTFGLGESGIADLLKDIELPVGFSLGYRSYMPFIEVKVFSRYQDSNIGSVIELISERLANFVLGVNKGLPKVVAELLESNDWQLSVIEQATGGEIARSLSLEPLAAEFFVQSIVDNQAPLITELQDSMFLVEEYRQESGADMVLGNYKMDDGTFALIVLDAQGYFAQQISFKRDYPLKAQQSLIATIGLDMLRRYVQKEDCLPPIGHFERVAYSQA, encoded by the coding sequence ATGGTCAAAGTATCAATGCTCAGCACTGGCGAAGAAGTGTTGCATGGCGATATTATCGATACGAATGCATCGTGGTTATCGGAACTGTTTTTTGAGCAAGGATTTGCTTTGCATTATCGTTCAACCGTGGGCGATCAGCTAGAAGAACTCAAACAAGAAATTATCGCTTTGAGCCTGAAAAGTGACATTGTGATTGTCAATGGAGGCTTAGGCCCCACCAGTGATGATTTGAGCGCATTGGCGGCGGCACAAGCAGTAGGAAAAGAGCTGGTATTAAACCAACAATGGGTTGACGTGATGACGGCTTACTTTGCGCGTATTGGTCGTCCGATGGCCGCCAGTAATGAAAAGCAAGCCATGTTGCCACAAGACGCAGAAATGATTCATAACCCAGTGGGAACGGCCTGTGGTTTTAGTATTGAGTTGAATGATGCCGTGGTCTTCTTTACTCCAGGGGTGCCTTTTGAATTTAAACGTATGGTGGTGGACGAAATTCTACCAAGGATGAAACAACGTTATCCCGAAGTCGACCGTCTTGAATGCAATAAAATTTATACTTTTGGCTTGGGTGAATCGGGTATTGCGGATTTGCTTAAAGATATTGAGTTACCGGTAGGTTTTAGTCTCGGCTATCGCTCGTATATGCCTTTTATTGAAGTGAAAGTCTTTAGCCGCTATCAAGATTCGAATATTGGTTCAGTGATTGAGCTTATTAGTGAACGATTAGCGAACTTTGTTTTAGGAGTCAATAAAGGCTTACCTAAAGTCGTGGCTGAGCTATTGGAAAGCAATGATTGGCAATTGTCTGTAATTGAACAAGCAACAGGCGGAGAAATTGCAAGATCCTTGTCATTAGAGCCGTTAGCGGCGGAATTTTTTGTTCAAAGCATTGTAGATAATCAAGCGCCTCTCATTACCGAGCTACAAGATTCTATGTTCTTGGTGGAAGAATATCGTCAAGAAAGTGGAGCGGATATGGTTCTTGGCAATTATAAAATGGATGATGGAACTTTTGCGTTGATCGTTTTAGATGCTCAAGGTTATTTTGCCCAGCAGATTTCATTTAAGCGAGATTATCCTCTAAAAGCACAACAATCATTAATTGCGACGATTGGCCTAGATATGTTGCGTCGTTATGTACAAAAAGAAGACTGTTTACCGCCGATTGGTCACTTTGAGCGTGTCGCTTATTCTCAGGCTTAA
- the nrdA gene encoding class 1a ribonucleoside-diphosphate reductase subunit alpha: MNEQLTVTKRSGKKESIDLEKIHRVITWAAEGLHNVSVSQVELKAHIQFYDGITTSDIHETIIKSAADLISEQSPDYQYLAARLAVFHLRKKAYGEFEPPTLFDHVSKLVDMGKYDKHLLEDYTREEFAALDGFIDHNRDMNFSYAAVKQLEGKYFVQNRVTKQIYESAQFLYILVAACLFAKYPKETRLDYIKRFYDAVSTFKISLPTPIMAGVRTPTRQFSSCVLIECGDSLDSINATASSIVRYVSQRAGIGINAGRIRALGSEIRNGEAFHTGCIPFYKYFQTAVKCCSQGGVRGGAATVFYPIWHREVQSLLVLKNNRGVEENRVRHMDYGVQLNKLMYARLIKGANISLFSPSDVPGLYDAFFEDQAKFEELYVKYEADETIKRETIKAVELFSLLMQERASTGRIYIQNVDHCNTHSPFDPSVAPVRQSNLCLEIALPTKPLRNVDDEEGEIALCTLSAFNLGEIKSLDDFEELSELVVRALDALLDYQDYPLPAARKATMNRRTLGVGVINYAYYLAKNGVKYSDGSANGLTHRTFEAMQYYLLKASVELAKEKGACPAFNETTYAKGILPIDSYKKDLDAICNEPLHLDWEALRTEITTHGLRNSTLTALMPSETSSQISNATNGIEPPRGFVSVKASKDGILKQVVPEYQALKNQYELLWRIPSNDGYLHLVGIMQKFIDQSISANTNYDPSVHANGKVPMKLLLKDLLTAYKFGVKTLYYHNTRDGASDDQSDTTAIIEQDDDCAGGACKI, from the coding sequence ATGAACGAACAACTGACAGTTACAAAACGTAGCGGGAAAAAAGAGTCAATCGATCTTGAAAAGATCCATCGAGTGATCACATGGGCAGCTGAAGGTCTTCATAACGTTTCAGTTTCTCAAGTTGAATTAAAAGCTCACATCCAATTTTATGATGGCATTACCACCTCAGATATCCATGAGACCATCATTAAATCTGCTGCTGACCTGATTTCAGAACAAAGTCCAGACTATCAATACCTCGCTGCACGTTTAGCTGTTTTCCACCTGCGTAAAAAAGCTTATGGCGAATTTGAGCCGCCAACATTGTTTGATCACGTATCAAAATTAGTTGATATGGGTAAATACGATAAGCATTTACTTGAAGATTATACGCGTGAAGAATTTGCAGCTTTAGATGGCTTCATCGATCACAACCGTGATATGAACTTCTCGTATGCAGCCGTCAAGCAGCTAGAAGGTAAATACTTCGTTCAAAACCGCGTAACCAAACAAATTTATGAAAGTGCTCAGTTTTTATATATTTTGGTAGCGGCTTGCTTATTCGCCAAATACCCAAAAGAGACTCGCCTCGATTACATTAAACGTTTTTACGATGCGGTATCGACATTTAAAATCTCTTTACCAACGCCGATTATGGCAGGTGTACGTACTCCTACTCGTCAGTTTAGTTCATGTGTTCTGATTGAATGTGGTGATAGCCTAGATTCTATCAATGCGACTGCAAGCTCTATTGTTCGTTACGTGTCACAACGTGCAGGTATCGGGATTAACGCTGGACGTATTCGTGCCCTTGGTTCTGAAATCCGCAATGGTGAAGCTTTCCATACTGGCTGTATTCCATTCTACAAATACTTCCAAACCGCGGTGAAATGTTGTTCTCAAGGTGGGGTTCGTGGCGGCGCAGCGACTGTTTTCTATCCAATTTGGCACCGTGAAGTTCAATCGCTCTTAGTTCTGAAAAACAACCGTGGTGTTGAAGAGAACCGTGTCCGTCACATGGACTATGGTGTGCAATTAAATAAACTTATGTACGCTCGCCTTATTAAGGGTGCAAATATTAGCTTATTCTCGCCTTCTGATGTCCCTGGGTTGTATGATGCATTCTTTGAAGATCAAGCGAAGTTTGAAGAGCTGTATGTCAAATACGAAGCCGATGAAACCATCAAGCGTGAAACCATTAAAGCCGTTGAGCTGTTCTCCTTATTAATGCAAGAGCGCGCCTCAACAGGTCGTATCTACATTCAAAACGTTGACCACTGTAATACGCACAGCCCATTTGACCCAAGCGTTGCGCCAGTACGTCAATCTAACTTATGTCTTGAGATTGCACTACCAACAAAACCACTACGTAATGTAGACGATGAAGAAGGCGAAATTGCCTTGTGTACCTTGTCGGCATTCAACTTAGGTGAAATTAAGTCTTTAGATGATTTTGAAGAATTATCAGAGCTTGTAGTACGTGCACTTGATGCACTATTAGATTACCAAGACTACCCTCTTCCAGCCGCTCGTAAGGCGACAATGAACCGTCGAACTTTAGGAGTTGGTGTAATCAACTATGCATACTACTTAGCCAAAAACGGCGTAAAGTATTCTGATGGTAGCGCGAATGGCCTGACTCACCGTACTTTCGAAGCCATGCAATACTACTTGCTAAAAGCTTCGGTTGAGTTAGCCAAAGAAAAAGGCGCTTGTCCGGCCTTTAATGAAACAACTTATGCTAAAGGTATTTTACCAATCGATTCTTACAAAAAAGATTTGGATGCGATTTGTAATGAACCTCTGCATTTGGACTGGGAAGCGTTACGCACTGAAATCACTACTCATGGTCTTCGTAACTCAACGTTAACCGCATTAATGCCATCTGAAACCTCTTCTCAGATCTCAAATGCGACTAACGGTATTGAACCACCTCGCGGTTTTGTTTCAGTAAAAGCATCGAAAGATGGGATCTTGAAGCAAGTAGTGCCAGAATACCAAGCACTCAAAAATCAATATGAGCTACTATGGCGTATTCCATCAAATGATGGTTATTTACACCTAGTGGGGATCATGCAGAAGTTCATCGATCAATCGATTTCAGCGAACACCAACTACGACCCGAGTGTACATGCCAACGGTAAAGTACCAATGAAGCTGTTACTAAAAGACTTACTAACGGCCTACAAATTTGGGGTGAAAACGCTGTACTACCATAACACTCGTGATGGTGCGAGTGATGATCAAAGCGATACTACTGCAATTATTGAGCAAGATGATGATTGTGCAGGCGGCGCTTGTAAGATCTAA
- the gyrA gene encoding DNA topoisomerase (ATP-hydrolyzing) subunit A, translating into MSDLAKQITPVNIEDELRGSYLDYAMSVIVGRALPDVRDGLKPVHRRVLFAMNVLGNDWNKPYKKSARVVGDVIGKYHPHGDSAVYDTIVRMAQPFSLRYMLVDGQGNFGSIDGDSAAAMRYTEVRMSKMAHELLADLDKETVDYVDNYDGTEKIPAVLPTKIPNLLVNGASGIAVGMATNIPPHNLGEVLDGCLAYIDNEDVTIDELMEHIPGPDFPTAALISGRKGIIDAYKTGRGKVYMRSKAHIDTDKNGRETIIVTEIPYQVNKARVIEKIAELVKEKKVEGISALRDESDKDGMRIVIECKRDAVGEVVLNNLYSQTQLQTTFGINMVALDNGQPKLFNLKEMLKCFVDHRREVVTRRTIFELRKARDRAHILEALALALANIDDIIELIRNAPTPAEAKAGLVARGWDLGNVAAMLERAGTDAARPDWLEDEFGIRDGQYFFTEQQAQAILELRLHRLTGLEHEKILDEYKALLDEISELIHILSSTERLMEVIREELEAVREGFGDARRTEITAASHDIDMEELIAQEDVVVTLSHEGYVKYQVLSDYEAQRRGGKGKSATKMKDEDFIERLLVANTHDNILCFSTRGKTYRLKTYQLPLASRNARGKPIVNILPLEEGERITAILRVDEFAEDKFIFMATGDGTVKKTSLASFSNVRANGLIAVNLRDDDALIGVDITSGDDEIMLFSKEGKVVRFSEEHVRAMGRTAAGVRGIRLADNDQVVSLIVPKDDGGDVLTVTENGYGKRTVITEYPTKGRGTKGVVSIKVSERNGQVVGAIQALEADEFMMITNAGTLVRTRVSEVSQVGRNTQGVTLIRTSDDEKVVGLQRIEEMEEDEILEGIEVSEDAQPTTDSDTAENDAE; encoded by the coding sequence ATGAGCGATTTAGCTAAACAAATTACGCCAGTAAACATTGAAGATGAGCTGCGTGGCTCATATTTAGATTATGCGATGTCCGTCATCGTGGGTCGTGCACTACCAGATGTACGTGATGGCCTGAAACCTGTTCACCGCCGTGTTTTATTTGCGATGAATGTTCTTGGGAATGACTGGAACAAACCTTATAAAAAATCGGCTCGTGTGGTGGGTGACGTTATCGGTAAATACCACCCTCACGGTGATAGTGCGGTATACGATACCATCGTACGCATGGCTCAGCCTTTCTCACTTCGCTATATGTTGGTTGATGGTCAAGGTAACTTTGGTTCGATTGATGGTGACTCAGCCGCGGCAATGCGTTATACCGAAGTTCGCATGTCGAAGATGGCACATGAGCTACTCGCCGACCTTGATAAAGAAACCGTCGATTACGTTGACAACTATGATGGCACTGAAAAAATTCCCGCTGTCCTTCCTACCAAAATTCCAAATCTCTTAGTTAATGGTGCTTCTGGTATCGCTGTTGGTATGGCGACCAATATTCCACCTCATAACCTAGGTGAAGTTTTAGACGGTTGCTTGGCTTACATTGATAATGAAGATGTGACCATTGATGAATTAATGGAGCACATCCCAGGGCCAGATTTCCCAACGGCGGCCTTGATCAGTGGACGTAAAGGGATCATTGATGCTTATAAAACGGGACGCGGTAAAGTTTACATGCGTTCAAAAGCACACATTGATACTGATAAGAATGGTCGTGAAACCATTATCGTTACTGAAATTCCGTACCAAGTGAACAAAGCTCGTGTAATTGAAAAAATTGCCGAGTTAGTGAAAGAAAAGAAAGTCGAAGGCATTAGCGCACTACGTGACGAATCAGATAAAGACGGTATGCGTATCGTTATCGAATGTAAGCGTGATGCGGTGGGTGAAGTAGTTCTTAATAACCTTTATTCACAAACCCAATTACAAACCACCTTTGGTATCAACATGGTTGCGCTTGATAATGGCCAACCTAAGCTATTCAACTTAAAAGAAATGTTGAAATGCTTTGTCGATCACCGCCGTGAAGTGGTTACACGCCGTACGATTTTTGAATTACGTAAAGCGCGTGATCGTGCACATATCTTAGAAGCGTTAGCGCTTGCTCTAGCCAATATTGATGACATCATCGAATTGATCCGTAACGCACCAACCCCTGCCGAAGCAAAAGCAGGCTTAGTGGCACGTGGCTGGGATCTTGGTAATGTAGCTGCCATGTTAGAACGTGCTGGCACCGATGCTGCACGCCCTGATTGGTTAGAAGATGAGTTTGGTATCCGTGATGGCCAGTACTTCTTTACCGAACAACAAGCTCAAGCCATTTTAGAATTACGCCTACACCGTTTAACCGGTTTAGAGCATGAAAAAATTCTCGATGAATACAAAGCGCTACTGGATGAAATCTCTGAATTGATTCATATCCTTTCAAGCACAGAACGTTTGATGGAAGTGATCCGTGAAGAATTAGAAGCCGTTCGTGAAGGCTTTGGTGACGCACGTCGTACTGAAATTACTGCTGCAAGCCATGATATCGACATGGAAGAGTTGATTGCTCAAGAAGATGTTGTCGTAACTCTTTCTCACGAAGGTTACGTGAAATATCAAGTATTGAGTGATTACGAAGCGCAACGTCGTGGTGGTAAAGGTAAGAGCGCCACTAAGATGAAAGATGAAGATTTCATTGAACGTCTACTGGTTGCCAACACACACGATAACATTCTGTGTTTCTCTACTCGTGGTAAAACATACCGCTTGAAGACTTATCAATTACCACTAGCGAGCCGTAATGCACGTGGTAAGCCTATTGTTAATATCTTGCCACTAGAAGAAGGCGAACGTATTACCGCTATCTTACGTGTTGATGAGTTTGCTGAAGATAAATTCATCTTTATGGCTACTGGTGACGGTACGGTTAAGAAAACGTCATTAGCGAGCTTCTCGAATGTGCGTGCAAATGGTCTGATTGCCGTGAACCTTCGTGATGATGACGCACTGATTGGTGTGGATATCACTTCAGGTGATGACGAAATTATGCTGTTCTCTAAAGAAGGTAAAGTGGTTCGCTTTAGTGAAGAGCACGTGCGTGCAATGGGCCGTACTGCGGCGGGTGTTCGTGGTATTCGCTTGGCTGATAACGACCAAGTTGTTTCTCTCATTGTGCCGAAAGATGACGGTGGTGATGTACTGACCGTAACTGAAAACGGTTACGGTAAACGTACGGTTATCACTGAGTACCCAACCAAAGGTCGTGGTACTAAAGGTGTGGTATCAATCAAAGTTTCTGAGCGTAATGGTCAAGTTGTCGGTGCCATCCAAGCTCTGGAAGCTGATGAATTTATGATGATCACCAACGCTGGCACATTGGTACGTACTCGCGTTTCTGAAGTGAGTCAAGTTGGACGTAATACGCAAGGTGTGACCTTGATTCGTACTTCAGATGATGAAAAAGTAGTTGGTTTACAACGCATTGAAGAAATGGAAGAAGATGAAATTCTTGAAGGTATTGAAGTGTCAGAAGACGCTCAACCTACAACGGATTCTGATACTGCGGAAAATGATGCGGAATAA